From the genome of Vibrio navarrensis, one region includes:
- a CDS encoding threonine aldolase family protein has translation MKKDLRELCHTILSGNHEATPAEQFAAMAQWCEKHNVKHDHYGDGELIEAFQQQVADLLGFEAGLFVISGTMTQATVLDLVCQQKRNKTVAMHESSHIYRFERQGYQLQNRFHILPLGDMFRPWKAADLDAWPDEISAALYELPMRELGGQLLSWDELNEVKAECEHRDIHLHMDGARLWECAAYYQKSYQEIAQGFKTAYVSLYKGVNGLGGSLLLGDRRFIELASMWMKRQGGNVYHRTPYVVSAAMQFEQRLANMPALFARTEQIYQLINTYPQLAVNPSKPQSNMLHLILPFGYEKALELRDKLAEEQGIWLGHPQIAQHPNQSVVEWYVGDRLQSVADEQLRAIFDWLLSQ, from the coding sequence ATGAAAAAGGATTTACGTGAACTTTGCCACACCATTTTATCTGGCAATCATGAAGCCACGCCGGCGGAGCAGTTTGCCGCTATGGCGCAATGGTGTGAAAAGCACAATGTAAAACACGATCACTATGGCGATGGTGAGCTGATTGAAGCATTTCAGCAGCAAGTTGCGGATTTACTGGGCTTTGAGGCTGGCTTATTTGTTATCAGCGGAACCATGACGCAAGCGACGGTGCTGGATCTGGTCTGTCAGCAAAAACGCAACAAAACCGTGGCGATGCATGAATCGAGTCATATTTACCGCTTTGAACGTCAGGGCTATCAGTTGCAAAACCGTTTTCACATCCTGCCGCTCGGCGATATGTTTCGTCCTTGGAAAGCGGCCGATCTGGATGCGTGGCCAGATGAGATTTCAGCGGCGCTATACGAGTTGCCAATGCGGGAGCTTGGTGGGCAGCTTTTAAGTTGGGATGAGCTAAATGAAGTCAAAGCCGAATGCGAACATCGCGATATTCACTTGCACATGGATGGTGCGCGCCTGTGGGAGTGCGCAGCGTATTATCAGAAGAGCTATCAGGAAATCGCCCAAGGGTTTAAAACGGCTTACGTTTCCCTTTACAAAGGGGTGAATGGTCTGGGTGGTTCTCTGCTGTTAGGTGATCGCCGTTTTATCGAACTGGCGTCGATGTGGATGAAACGTCAAGGTGGCAATGTTTACCATCGCACCCCTTATGTGGTGTCGGCTGCGATGCAGTTTGAGCAGCGTCTGGCTAATATGCCTGCCTTGTTTGCCCGTACAGAGCAAATTTATCAGCTAATCAACACCTACCCGCAATTAGCTGTCAACCCATCAAAGCCGCAAAGCAACATGCTGCATCTTATCTTGCCGTTTGGCTATGAGAAAGCGCTGGAACTGCGCGACAAGTTGGCAGAAGAACAAGGCATCTGGTTGGGGCATCCGCAAATTGCGCAGCATCCTAACCAGTCAGTTGTTGAGTGGTACGTTGGCGATCGCTTGCAAAGCGTTGCAGACGAACAGTTACGTGCAATATTTGATTGGCTACTCAGTCAGTAA
- a CDS encoding HAD family hydrolase, with protein sequence MEPITLEINQIRAVVFDLDNTLVTSSLDFVSMRQALGCPAQEDLLSFVDKLPDATQRAHAQHIILQHEMADAQSSTPLPGCHALLAFIKQRAWRCAIVTRNCLAASELKLAHNDIEVEKLITREHCAPKPDPEALLQLADQWQLQHHQVLYVGDYLYDLQAAKNANMPSCLVSNAQEKPYANQASITVAQLDDLLSYLQTALTASAG encoded by the coding sequence ATGGAACCAATTACATTAGAAATCAATCAAATACGAGCGGTTGTTTTTGATTTGGATAACACCTTAGTCACCTCGTCACTGGATTTTGTCTCCATGCGCCAAGCACTTGGTTGCCCCGCACAGGAAGATTTGCTCAGTTTTGTTGATAAGCTACCCGATGCAACGCAGCGGGCACATGCGCAGCACATTATCTTGCAGCATGAGATGGCCGATGCGCAAAGCTCAACTCCATTACCGGGTTGTCACGCTTTACTGGCTTTTATCAAACAAAGAGCGTGGCGCTGCGCGATTGTCACCCGCAACTGTCTGGCAGCCAGTGAACTCAAACTGGCGCACAATGACATCGAAGTGGAAAAGCTGATCACCCGGGAACATTGCGCGCCTAAACCCGATCCCGAAGCGCTGCTGCAATTGGCCGACCAATGGCAGTTGCAGCACCATCAGGTGCTGTATGTCGGTGATTATCTGTATGATTTACAAGCAGCAAAGAATGCCAATATGCCATCTTGTCTGGTGAGTAATGCGCAGGAAAAGCCGTACGCCAACCAGGCCTCCATCACTGTGGCCCAGTTGGATGATTTGCTCAGCTATTTGCAAACGGCGCTAACAGCCAGCGCAGGTTAG